Proteins from one Rubripirellula tenax genomic window:
- a CDS encoding transglutaminase-like domain-containing protein — protein MNQILVGCRMKYTVNSPSTFLLNVSVVQNDYQSTTNESIKVTPFHKVEECAINAVGNRLLRLSAEPGELLIQYQATVELHATEVDSADLREVEYEKLPADVLNYLNPSRYCESDKLFRFAGDEFGDLVPGYSRVTAICNWTFKHLTYTPGSTFATTTACDVLLQRTGVCRDYAHVAISLCRAMGIPARYVSGYAVNLQPQDFHGFFEAYLSGKWYLFDATRLAPVGGFVRIGTGRDAADVAFATIRGDAQGTEMDVWANGQDANDYLLDPDNVQTAVSSV, from the coding sequence ATGAATCAAATCCTTGTCGGTTGCCGGATGAAGTACACGGTCAACTCGCCATCCACGTTTCTTTTGAACGTCTCGGTCGTACAGAATGACTACCAGTCGACGACGAACGAGTCGATCAAAGTCACGCCGTTCCACAAAGTGGAAGAGTGCGCGATCAATGCGGTTGGAAACCGATTGCTGCGATTGAGCGCCGAACCGGGCGAGCTATTGATCCAGTACCAAGCCACCGTTGAACTTCACGCCACCGAAGTCGATTCAGCCGACTTGCGTGAGGTCGAATACGAAAAACTGCCTGCCGACGTGCTGAACTACCTGAATCCGAGTCGCTACTGTGAATCGGACAAGCTGTTTCGTTTTGCGGGCGACGAATTTGGCGATCTGGTTCCCGGTTACTCGCGAGTGACGGCCATCTGCAATTGGACGTTCAAACACTTGACTTATACGCCGGGAAGCACGTTCGCGACGACGACTGCGTGCGACGTGCTGCTGCAACGAACCGGAGTCTGCCGGGATTATGCTCACGTCGCCATCAGTCTGTGTCGCGCGATGGGCATTCCGGCGCGTTACGTTTCCGGCTACGCAGTCAATCTGCAACCGCAGGATTTTCACGGCTTCTTTGAAGCCTACCTGAGCGGAAAGTGGTACCTGTTTGATGCAACAAGGCTGGCCCCCGTGGGCGGCTTCGTCCGAATCGGCACCGGCCGCGATGCCGCCGACGTCGCATTTGCCACGATACGCGGCGATGCCCAAGGCACCGAAATGGATGTCTGGGCGAACGGCCAGGATGCAAACGACTACCTGCTGGACCCCGACAACGTGCAAACCGCCGTCAGCTCGGTGTAG